The following DNA comes from Pseudomonas putida.
TATTCAAAATCTGCTTCCATCAGCAAATTCAGCTGGCCAGGCTCCGTCTCATCGTCGTAATCGACGATCTCAACGCCTGCCAAGTAATCCACGCCATCGAAACGGCGGCGCTGGATAATGTCGCCCCAAAGAGAGGAAACGGGCCGGCTTTCCATCAAATATGTGCGAATCTGCGAGCGGCAGACGGGAACAGGCTGCCAATAGCCGTTGATGAGGAATGAGAGCCATTCCAGGGCAGTAGAAAATGCCCGAAGGCTGCCGGCGCCTTCTTGCGCAGGTATTGCCGGCGCCGGCGCGCTCGCCACCGTATCGGCCAACAGGTCGTCAGGATCGATATCGAAGGCATCAGCCTCAAGCCCGGTTTCATCAGCCAGCCAGGAATCATCGTCCTGATCCTGGGCAATGGTGATTTCGCCTCGGCTGTTGCGATAGTAGACGCCCAGTCGCTCAATATCGTAAGGCTTGAGCGTGTGCATGATGCGGCTGCTGATCTCTTCCAAGGCGCTCAACGCCTCGTTGCGCATGTCTACCAACTCCTCGCGGGTAGGGCGCTCCATCTTGGAGAAGACCTTTTGCGCCAGGTCGCCAACAGGGTTGTAAACCACAGTGAGGTAGAGATCGTTCACCATCAGCGGCTTGGTTTGGAAGCTCTTGCGGTAGCTGTCGTCAAAGTGCTGGGCGAACGCCAGGTTCCACTCCGTTTCCGGGTAGTCGCTGACCTCGCGGTGATGCTGATGGGTCCAGTATTTTACGTGTTCGGTGCTGATCTGCCTGAACATGGTGTTCAGGTCGCGGTGCCAGCGGATCAGGTCAAGATCCGAGGCGCAGTCATGCGTGCGCCCGCGCAGCTTGAACATCGTCAGCAGCTCACCGTTTTCCGTGCTGATTACGTGGTCGGTGATATGGTGCTGATAGGGTAGGAATTTTTTGAAGGCTGGTTCCTTCTTGAATTTTTTGACGCTCTTCACATCACGGGCTGTTACGGCCATTAGTCTTGATCTCCGTAGTCCCTGGGCGAGTAGCTGGACCCACCCCACAAGTTCGTAAATGACGATTCAGACCTGTTCACAATCTTGGTTTTCCAAGCCAGGTAGAGAATCCGAAAAGCGCGGTCGTCATGCTTGGTGATGCACCATTCGATAACAAACAGGAACACGAACACCCCAATGGCCCACAGGTGAATGAACTGGAACAACGCGCCGCAGAACATGAAGGTGACGAGCAACACAGTTCGAGGTACACCAGCTAAGGTCGGCAACCGAGTTGCCCCTTTGAACAAGGGGAACCGTCCTTGTGAGAAATTCAATTCGATAACCTCCCAAGGGCGGGACCCGTAGGCCCCACCCTTCTGGTATCAGCCAAAGAAGAAACTGACGATGTAACTGGCAGAGCCAGCACCGATCATTGCCAGGGCGCCACGGGTAGCGAAGTCAGCGCGTACAACGTGTGCCCACCAGAGGATGCACAGCACCGCCAGTACCACGGCACAGGCCAGCGGAATCCACGTATCGAGCCAGGTTTTCATCGAGGTCAGCGAAGAGTTTGCCGTATCAACCCCCGCTGCTTGGGCCAGGGTAGACCCAAAGATGCACAGCAGAACCATGCAGACCATGCCCAGTTTCTTGCCGTTTACACCAACATTCAGTTTGTCCATATTTCACTCCGTTACTGGTAAATCAAAGTCCGTTAATAGAAGCTCACACCTTTCGATGCTTAGCTTTTCCCTCAGCCACTCGGCTAACAGTCGAAGATCAGCCCACGTTCTAACCTCCCCTGTATCCTTTACGCGCAACGAACAACACACCGTTTGCCCGTCGTCGCTAATGACTTCAAAGAGTGGAAGCCATTTCTTTTCTTCCAACCTCTGAATCCATGTCCGTATTAATTTCTTCTTGCTGCACATTTCCTCTAATTGTTTTTGCTGGATGAGAAAGACCTTCATTGGGCGCTCCGTCATGTTGCCGCGCCATCACCTCGAAACCGTCTTGAGTGCTATTGGCAAACCCGTCCGGGGTTGAATCATCGAACCCATCAGACCTACCTAACCTTGCGTTTTCAGCCGGTAGCGCGTTCTCCTGCCCAACGCTACTTCCCACCTGGCCGCCTTCACTCTCGACTCCATCGACGCGCAGCGCAGGCACTTTCATAGTGTTATTGGCTTGAGCCACGGCAAGAACCTTTCCCACATATCCATTTGTGTAACCGTCCCGCTGGTTGCCGGTGTTGTAGCAACTAAGGGCATTTCGCAAAGCAGCCTGCCCGTCCTGATTAGTCACAACAGCGGCCCGGTAGCAGTCCGACAAGATTCGGTCCAGGGCGGCCAGATTCTTACACGGCTCAAGCATGTCCACAGCAGAAACCCCTAACGCTGCCAAGTTCCCCGACCAGATTTGCCCGTAGCCGGTATCGAAACTGGCGCCTTCGCGAGCAAGCTTTTCGACTACCCCCTTCGCGTCCTCGAAGGTTTCAGTCTTCGGCTGCTTACTCCAGGGCACGCCGTTTACATGGACTGCAAATGGGTTGTTTCTCGACTCATGGCTAACCAAATAACCGACCGTCTCAGGCGCCACGTTCGGCGCACATTGCTTTGCCAAAGCCATGACACTCATCGACAATTTACCGTTCGCATTAGCCAGCAATGGATTTCCGGCGGCGACGAGCGCAAGAGCAATGACTGCGGTGAAGGTTTGATGGTTGGCCATTCCGTTTGTCCTTGAAATTGCAATTTCAGTGAGTAACCGCTATTATGAGGACAGTTGAGAACATGTCAAGCGAATGCGATGACAAAGATGCCGACAAGAGCAAACCAGCGGGGAAACCGAAATCCGTGCCCACAACACGCGAACTGGAATTCGTACCTTTGGGAGAGAGACCGCCGCGAGGCCAGGCCAGGTATAGAGATCCAACCAATCCGTTTCATACGTGGAGCGGCAGGGG
Coding sequences within:
- a CDS encoding type IV secretion system protein VirB3; its protein translation is MNFSQGRFPLFKGATRLPTLAGVPRTVLLVTFMFCGALFQFIHLWAIGVFVFLFVIEWCITKHDDRAFRILYLAWKTKIVNRSESSFTNLWGGSSYSPRDYGDQD
- a CDS encoding lytic transglycosylase domain-containing protein, which codes for MANHQTFTAVIALALVAAGNPLLANANGKLSMSVMALAKQCAPNVAPETVGYLVSHESRNNPFAVHVNGVPWSKQPKTETFEDAKGVVEKLAREGASFDTGYGQIWSGNLAALGVSAVDMLEPCKNLAALDRILSDCYRAAVVTNQDGQAALRNALSCYNTGNQRDGYTNGYVGKVLAVAQANNTMKVPALRVDGVESEGGQVGSSVGQENALPAENARLGRSDGFDDSTPDGFANSTQDGFEVMARQHDGAPNEGLSHPAKTIRGNVQQEEINTDMDSEVGRKEMASTL
- a CDS encoding H-NS histone family protein, with amino-acid sequence MSSECDDKDADKSKPAGKPKSVPTTRELEFVPLGERPPRGQARYRDPTNPFHTWSGRGKRPAWLKEYLDAGRQLAEFEIQEKED